A genomic segment from Leptolyngbya boryana PCC 6306 encodes:
- a CDS encoding glycosyltransferase, giving the protein MKLLIINHSCTIPVVQQFYAEVERQTGWEITIVVPSNWQDEYNRVRTVERWKDFTGQLISLPVWKSGSIPLHIYRSLFFNLLRDLAPDFIYVHQEPYALVTLQIYLANYLTIRKSIGFFTWQNIFKNYPVPFRQMERWILKHTDVMFPGSHSAEAVMRKKGFTGQSVLLPSGIDPAIYYPREQQSRPDEILIGYVGRIVEQKGLKTLLLALGEIAHLPWRFVLIGSGEFEPEFDQIARSLNLSDRIEKHGFVPFTETPNYLSELDILVLPSETRSNWKEQFGRVIIEAMACGTAVVGSDSGEIPYLIQATQGGVVFPEGDAIALARSLERLIVEPELRVSLAETGRNSVHQNYTNALLAHRFAEAIKNQVEFDPKSQRSGVQSFPSP; this is encoded by the coding sequence ATGAAGCTATTAATTATTAATCATTCCTGTACGATTCCCGTTGTACAGCAGTTTTATGCGGAAGTTGAACGGCAAACGGGTTGGGAGATTACGATCGTTGTTCCCAGTAATTGGCAAGATGAATATAATCGCGTCCGTACAGTAGAGCGGTGGAAAGACTTTACAGGACAGCTTATTAGTCTACCTGTTTGGAAATCAGGGAGTATTCCATTACACATTTATCGGTCTTTATTTTTCAACCTGTTGCGAGATTTAGCTCCTGATTTTATCTATGTGCATCAAGAACCTTATGCGTTAGTCACTCTGCAAATTTATTTAGCAAACTATCTCACTATTCGTAAGTCCATTGGCTTTTTTACTTGGCAGAACATTTTTAAGAACTATCCAGTTCCTTTTCGACAAATGGAGCGCTGGATCTTGAAACATACAGATGTGATGTTTCCAGGATCGCACAGTGCAGAAGCAGTGATGCGAAAAAAAGGTTTTACTGGACAAAGTGTTTTGCTACCTTCAGGGATTGATCCGGCGATTTACTATCCCAGAGAACAGCAGTCTAGACCTGACGAAATCTTAATTGGATATGTGGGGCGAATTGTTGAACAGAAAGGCTTGAAGACATTATTACTAGCACTTGGAGAAATTGCACATTTGCCGTGGCGATTTGTTCTGATTGGAAGCGGAGAATTTGAGCCAGAATTTGATCAGATTGCTCGATCGCTGAATTTAAGCGATCGCATTGAAAAACATGGTTTTGTGCCGTTTACAGAAACACCAAACTATCTTTCTGAGTTAGATATTCTCGTCTTACCCTCTGAGACGCGATCAAATTGGAAAGAGCAATTTGGGCGAGTCATTATTGAAGCGATGGCCTGTGGAACAGCGGTGGTAGGGTCTGACTCAGGAGAAATTCCGTATCTGATTCAAGCGACTCAAGGTGGAGTAGTTTTTCCAGAAGGAGATGCGATCGCGCTTGCTCGATCGCTTGAAAGATTAATTGTAGAGCCAGAGTTGCGAGTTTCTTTAGCCGAAACAGGACGAAACTCGGTGCATCAAAATTATACGAATGCGCTATTAGCTCATCGTTTTGCGGAAGCAATCAAAAATCAAGTGGAATTTGATCCGAAATCGCAGCGTTCAGGAGTACAATCGTTTCCGTCTCCTTAA
- a CDS encoding glycosyltransferase family 2 protein, translating into MMKSVSAIQLSICVGTRNRPADLIRCLNSLVLLDTIEFEIIVIDDASEIAIADRVLQEIHPSLVSKIQFFRHAQNRGIPATRNELAQRANAPYLFCLDDDAQLLSASSIYAAIRVLETSPEVGAVALSQTNERGELLPGQPAPASYRCYAPTFIGYGSLLRRELFVELGGYREVFAAYYEEPEFCKRMLDRGFYVVYLPDAGIIHHQSPIGRNNLIALRNGCRNKCFAAVYNEPLFMMLLSIPARLLVYSYKHQRYRKQQGIESEFGAGWILAELRRNYSVLWRDRKALKWTTYYKWHKVKRTPAYELVT; encoded by the coding sequence ATGATGAAATCTGTGAGTGCTATTCAGCTTTCTATTTGTGTTGGAACTCGGAATCGTCCAGCGGATTTGATCCGATGTCTCAATTCATTAGTATTACTCGATACGATCGAGTTTGAGATCATTGTGATCGATGATGCTTCGGAAATCGCGATCGCGGATCGGGTTCTTCAAGAAATTCATCCTAGCCTTGTCTCTAAAATTCAGTTTTTCCGCCATGCGCAGAATCGCGGGATTCCTGCAACTCGGAATGAACTTGCACAGCGCGCAAATGCACCGTATTTGTTCTGTCTTGATGATGATGCTCAGTTACTCAGTGCGAGTAGCATTTATGCAGCAATCCGAGTGTTAGAAACAAGTCCAGAAGTCGGGGCTGTAGCACTGTCTCAAACCAATGAGCGAGGAGAATTGTTACCTGGACAGCCTGCACCCGCAAGTTATCGATGCTACGCCCCAACTTTTATTGGATATGGAAGCTTACTGCGGCGCGAGCTATTTGTAGAGCTAGGAGGCTATCGGGAAGTGTTCGCGGCTTATTATGAGGAGCCAGAATTTTGTAAACGGATGCTCGATCGTGGTTTTTACGTCGTCTATCTTCCCGATGCAGGCATCATTCATCACCAATCTCCGATCGGACGCAACAATTTAATTGCGCTCAGAAATGGTTGCCGGAATAAATGTTTTGCTGCGGTTTATAACGAGCCACTCTTCATGATGCTCTTGAGTATTCCAGCAAGACTTTTGGTTTACAGCTATAAGCATCAGCGATACCGCAAACAACAAGGTATCGAAAGTGAGTTTGGAGCGGGGTGGATTTTGGCAGAACTACGCAGGAATTATTCAGTGCTTTGGCGCGATCGTAAAGCGTTGAAGTGGACGACCTACTACAAATGGCATAAAGTTAAACGTACTCCAGCCTATGAACTTGTAACCTAA
- a CDS encoding VOC family protein — protein MNFYRIEHINKVCQNLEATLQFYQTLFPDWFIRAQEQSNDMSWLHFGNQQFYLSLYERPNASQASPLHTGNIDHIGFVIADGKKMTALLEANGIEYMLEDSPETKYRIYVKDPDSTWLELVEYKESYALR, from the coding sequence ATGAACTTCTATCGAATTGAACATATCAACAAGGTTTGTCAGAACTTAGAAGCAACCTTGCAGTTTTACCAAACCCTCTTTCCTGATTGGTTTATCCGTGCCCAAGAACAGTCAAACGACATGAGCTGGCTGCATTTTGGTAATCAGCAATTCTATCTCTCACTCTACGAACGACCCAACGCATCTCAAGCCAGTCCACTTCATACCGGAAATATTGATCACATCGGCTTTGTGATTGCAGATGGCAAAAAAATGACCGCGTTACTAGAAGCAAACGGAATTGAATATATGCTTGAGGATTCTCCAGAAACCAAGTACCGCATCTATGTAAAAGATCCCGATAGCACATGGCTAGAACTCGTAGAGTATAAAGAAAGTTACGCACTGCGATAG
- the bchH gene encoding magnesium chelatase subunit H codes for MKRIVLIAGFESFNAGLYRQAADLAQSQCSQLDIRVFSDRDLTSNPTKIEAALQQADVFFASLLFDYDQVLWLRERVQTIPIRLVFESALELMSLTQLGKFAIGDKPKGMPKPVKFILDKFSNGREEDKLAGYISFLKTGPKLLKFVPVQKVQDLRNWLIIYGYWNAGGTENVAALFCTIAQKYLGLTVGEIADPIETPNIGLLHPEYDGYFESPKQYLDWYRQRFNSDHPTVGILLYRKHVITNQQYIPKLIKAFEKANLIPVPIFINGVEGHVAVRDLMTTDYEQQQRDRGINATLSLSDQAVKVDAIVSTIGFPLVGGPAGSMEAGRQIEVAKRILSAKNVPYIVAAPLLIQDIHSWTRQGIGGLQSVVLYALPELDGAIDTIALGGLVGETIYLIPERVDRLTGRLNQWIKLRQTPAEQRKIAILLYGFPPGYGAVGTAALLNVPRSLIKLLQAMKEQGYAIADLPEDGETLIQAVKSSDEGDAIAISTQTLGKWLGYLLTSRVEKQWKSLSNSGIKTLGDDLVWGGVQLGNVWIGVQPPLGISGDPMRLMFERDLTPHPQYAAFYKWLQNDFGADAIVHFGMHGTVEWLPGSPLGNTGYSWSDILLGNLPNLYVYAANNPSESILAKRRGYGTLISHNVPPYGRAGLYKELVNIRDLIAEYREDPEKNYALKSAIVQKIIDIGIDADCPFAEAKQLGIAFNLENINLFSNDAFNRYLITLYEYLQVLENRLFSSGLHTLGEMPSPEMLESYLKAYFDDRIPESSIAQIAQGEDLAQWQEAVDIRNLLLQTTDELTNLLRGLNGEYIPPAPGGDLLRDGLGALPTGRNIHALDPYRMPSPAAYERGREIARKIIDQHLKEHQTYPETVAVMLWGLDAIKTKGESIGILLELVGAEPVKEGTGRIVRYELKPISEVGHPRIDVLANLSGIFRDSFVNIIELLDDLFQRAAELDEPADQNFIRKHAIALQTQGVDNPTARLFSNPAGDYGSLVNDQVVSSNWESGEELGQTWQSRNVFSYGRKDKGEVRSQVLETLLKTTDRIVQEIDSVEYGLTDIQEYYANTGGLKRAAEQQKGTKVQASFVESFSKDTTPRNLEDLLRMEYRTKLLNPKWAEAMAAQGSGGAYEISQRMTALIGWSGTVDFKESWVYDQAADTYALDADMAKRLQEANPEAFRNIVARMLEANGRGFWNPDDEKLSKLRALYEQSDRKLEGVEIASV; via the coding sequence ATGAAGCGGATTGTTCTGATTGCAGGATTTGAATCGTTTAATGCAGGGCTGTATCGGCAGGCGGCAGATTTAGCACAGTCACAATGCTCACAGCTAGACATTCGAGTATTTAGCGATCGCGATCTCACCTCAAATCCGACAAAAATAGAAGCCGCATTGCAGCAAGCTGATGTCTTTTTTGCCAGTTTGCTGTTTGACTACGATCAAGTACTTTGGCTAAGAGAACGAGTACAGACGATTCCCATTCGCTTGGTGTTTGAATCGGCATTGGAATTAATGAGTTTGACGCAGTTAGGGAAATTTGCAATTGGGGATAAGCCCAAAGGAATGCCCAAACCTGTCAAATTCATTCTCGATAAATTCAGCAATGGGCGAGAAGAAGACAAGCTTGCAGGCTATATTAGCTTTCTGAAAACAGGCCCAAAATTATTGAAATTTGTCCCAGTTCAAAAAGTTCAAGATCTGCGAAATTGGTTGATCATTTATGGCTATTGGAATGCAGGCGGAACAGAGAATGTCGCGGCTCTATTTTGTACGATCGCTCAAAAGTATTTAGGTCTAACCGTTGGCGAAATTGCAGACCCCATTGAAACTCCAAATATTGGGCTTTTGCATCCTGAGTATGATGGCTATTTTGAATCTCCAAAGCAATATCTAGACTGGTATCGCCAGCGTTTCAATTCTGATCATCCGACTGTTGGAATACTGCTCTATCGAAAGCATGTCATTACAAATCAGCAATATATTCCAAAATTAATCAAAGCGTTTGAGAAAGCCAATTTAATTCCCGTTCCAATTTTTATTAACGGCGTTGAAGGTCATGTTGCTGTTCGTGATTTGATGACGACAGACTATGAACAGCAACAGCGCGATCGCGGTATCAATGCAACGCTTTCACTTTCAGATCAAGCGGTAAAGGTAGATGCAATTGTTTCTACAATTGGATTTCCCTTAGTCGGAGGCCCCGCCGGATCAATGGAAGCAGGAAGACAGATCGAAGTTGCTAAACGCATTCTCAGCGCTAAGAATGTTCCCTACATTGTTGCGGCTCCATTACTCATTCAAGACATTCATTCTTGGACAAGGCAGGGAATTGGCGGATTGCAGAGTGTGGTGTTGTATGCGCTGCCTGAATTAGATGGCGCGATCGATACGATTGCGCTCGGAGGTCTAGTCGGAGAGACCATTTACCTCATTCCAGAACGAGTAGACCGATTAACCGGGCGATTAAATCAATGGATTAAACTCCGCCAAACTCCTGCTGAGCAAAGAAAAATTGCGATTCTACTATATGGATTTCCGCCCGGATATGGAGCAGTTGGAACAGCAGCATTGCTGAATGTGCCGCGATCGCTGATCAAACTATTACAGGCGATGAAAGAGCAAGGATATGCGATCGCGGATTTACCCGAAGATGGAGAAACTCTGATTCAAGCCGTCAAAAGCTCAGATGAAGGAGATGCGATCGCAATTTCAACTCAAACACTAGGAAAATGGTTAGGCTATCTGCTTACCTCTAGAGTTGAAAAGCAGTGGAAATCGTTATCCAATAGTGGAATTAAGACACTCGGCGATGATTTAGTGTGGGGAGGTGTTCAGCTTGGCAATGTTTGGATCGGAGTGCAGCCTCCACTCGGAATTTCAGGAGATCCGATGCGATTGATGTTTGAGCGGGATTTAACGCCTCATCCGCAGTATGCAGCATTTTACAAATGGCTTCAGAATGACTTTGGAGCAGATGCGATCGTGCATTTCGGAATGCATGGAACCGTCGAATGGCTCCCCGGTTCACCGCTTGGAAATACAGGTTATTCTTGGTCAGATATCTTACTCGGCAATCTTCCAAATCTTTATGTCTACGCGGCAAATAATCCTTCAGAATCGATTCTGGCAAAGCGCCGAGGCTATGGCACTTTAATCTCTCACAATGTTCCGCCTTATGGTCGAGCAGGATTGTACAAAGAGCTAGTCAACATTCGAGACTTAATTGCAGAGTATCGCGAAGATCCAGAAAAGAACTATGCGCTCAAATCCGCGATCGTGCAAAAAATCATCGATATAGGAATTGATGCAGATTGCCCGTTTGCAGAAGCAAAGCAACTAGGCATTGCGTTCAATCTTGAGAATATCAATCTCTTTAGCAATGATGCTTTTAATCGTTATCTGATTACTCTGTACGAATACTTGCAGGTCTTAGAAAATCGATTGTTCTCATCGGGCTTACATACCTTAGGTGAAATGCCCTCACCAGAGATGCTTGAAAGTTATCTCAAAGCATATTTTGATGATCGCATTCCTGAATCGTCGATCGCTCAAATTGCTCAAGGTGAAGATTTAGCACAATGGCAAGAAGCCGTTGATATTCGTAATCTGCTACTACAAACGACTGACGAACTGACGAATCTACTACGCGGATTGAATGGCGAATATATTCCTCCTGCGCCCGGAGGTGATTTACTTCGAGATGGCTTAGGCGCATTACCCACGGGTCGAAATATTCACGCCCTTGATCCCTATCGAATGCCTTCTCCTGCTGCTTATGAACGCGGTCGCGAGATTGCTCGTAAAATTATCGATCAGCATCTCAAAGAGCATCAAACCTATCCAGAAACGGTAGCAGTCATGCTTTGGGGACTGGATGCGATTAAAACCAAAGGTGAATCGATCGGAATCTTACTCGAACTCGTCGGAGCGGAACCTGTTAAAGAAGGAACAGGCAGAATTGTCCGATACGAACTCAAGCCAATCTCAGAAGTTGGACATCCTCGAATCGATGTTCTCGCGAATCTTTCAGGCATTTTCCGCGATAGCTTTGTTAATATCATTGAGCTACTCGACGATTTGTTTCAACGAGCCGCAGAACTAGATGAACCAGCAGACCAAAACTTTATTCGCAAACATGCGATCGCGCTGCAAACTCAAGGAGTAGACAATCCAACCGCCCGCTTATTCTCCAATCCCGCAGGTGATTATGGTTCGCTCGTCAACGATCAAGTTGTTTCCTCAAACTGGGAATCCGGTGAAGAATTAGGACAAACCTGGCAGAGTCGAAATGTCTTTAGCTATGGCAGAAAAGATAAAGGAGAAGTGCGATCTCAAGTCTTAGAAACTCTCTTAAAAACTACCGATCGCATTGTTCAAGAAATAGATTCAGTCGAATATGGCTTGACTGATATTCAAGAGTACTACGCCAACACAGGCGGACTCAAACGCGCGGCAGAACAGCAAAAAGGAACGAAAGTTCAAGCGAGCTTTGTCGAAAGCTTTTCAAAAGATACAACGCCTCGAAATTTAGAAGACCTATTGAGAATGGAGTATCGAACAAAACTGCTAAATCCAAAATGGGCAGAAGCAATGGCAGCCCAAGGATCAGGAGGAGCTTACGAAATTTCACAACGCATGACTGCTTTAATCGGGTGGAGTGGCACAGTTGACTTCAAAGAATCTTGGGTCTACGACCAAGCGGCGGATACATATGCTTTAGATGCAGACATGGCAAAAAGACTTCAAGAAGCGAATCCTGAAGCCTTTCGCAATATTGTGGCACGAATGCTAGAAGCAAACGGACGAGGATTTTGGAATCCCGATGATGAGAAGCTATCGAAACTTAGAGCGCTCTATGAACAATCGGATAGAAAGCTTGAAGGAGTAGAAATTGCTTCAGTTTAG
- the rfbB gene encoding dTDP-glucose 4,6-dehydratase yields MQTFLVTGGMGFIGSNFVLKACKEQWASIINLDKLTYASNYQTLAELEQHPDYTFVRGDICDLELLKDLLEQYKPDAIVNFAAESHVDRSILHPHAFIETNILGTFRLLEASRAYWEKLLGQKRDSFRFLQVSTDEVYGSLNPTDPAFRENTPYAPNSPYAASKAGADHLVRAYYHTYGLPTLTTNCSNNYGPRQFPEKLIPLMILNALNSKPLPIYGDGQNIRDWLYVEDHCDALYQVLQHGRIGETYNIGGNNEQTNLAVVNQICTVLDQLAPKANFQHAELITFVKDRLGHDRRYAIDNSKIQRELGWEPRESFNSGLLKTIQWYLNHTDWVEQVQSGAYQAWIEQNYGDRNSSTAV; encoded by the coding sequence ATGCAAACGTTTCTTGTCACCGGTGGAATGGGTTTTATTGGCTCTAATTTTGTATTGAAGGCTTGCAAAGAACAATGGGCAAGCATTATCAACCTCGATAAGCTTACATACGCTAGTAATTATCAGACTCTCGCAGAGTTAGAGCAGCATCCTGACTATACTTTTGTTCGAGGAGATATTTGTGATCTTGAATTACTGAAGGATTTGTTGGAGCAGTACAAGCCAGATGCAATTGTGAACTTTGCCGCAGAAAGTCATGTCGATCGCTCAATTTTGCATCCACATGCATTCATTGAAACCAATATTCTAGGCACATTTCGCCTGCTCGAAGCGAGTCGAGCGTATTGGGAGAAATTACTGGGTCAGAAACGCGATAGCTTCCGCTTTTTACAGGTTTCAACCGATGAGGTCTATGGCTCACTCAACCCAACTGATCCAGCATTTCGGGAAAATACGCCTTACGCACCAAACAGTCCTTATGCAGCTTCTAAAGCAGGGGCTGATCATTTAGTTCGGGCTTATTATCACACCTATGGATTACCAACGCTGACGACAAATTGTTCTAACAATTATGGGCCACGCCAATTTCCGGAGAAGCTTATCCCCTTGATGATTCTGAATGCCCTTAATAGTAAACCACTGCCGATTTATGGAGATGGGCAAAATATTCGAGACTGGCTCTATGTTGAAGATCATTGTGATGCACTTTACCAAGTCTTGCAACATGGGCGAATTGGAGAGACTTACAACATTGGTGGAAACAACGAACAAACGAATCTTGCAGTCGTGAATCAGATTTGTACTGTGTTGGATCAACTAGCTCCCAAGGCGAATTTTCAACATGCTGAACTGATTACCTTTGTCAAAGACCGTCTTGGACACGATCGCCGTTATGCCATTGATAACAGTAAAATTCAGCGTGAGCTAGGTTGGGAACCCAGAGAAAGCTTTAACAGTGGCTTACTCAAAACAATTCAGTGGTATCTCAATCACACTGATTGGGTCGAACAAGTCCAATCTGGAGCGTATCAGGCTTGGATTGAACAGAACTACGGCGATCGTAATTCTTCAACTGCTGTATAA
- the crtO gene encoding beta-carotene ketolase CrtO, with the protein MQSYDAIIIGAGHNGLVCAAYLLKAGYSVLLLEKNSIPGGAATTEELMPEDAPGFLFSPCAINHIFIHLGPVVEELELEKYGLEYLFCDPVVFCPHPDGKYFLARRSVEQTCAEIARYSPRDAAKYAEFTDFWQRVIGMLTPLFNAPPKSIVDMAGNYDISKIKDMMSLMGSGDKTLDLIRTMLSSPLDVINEYFDSEFLKAPLARLSAELSTPPSQKNMAVGSIMMSLRHNPGMARPKGGTGALTQALVRCVQDLGGEIRTDQQVQRVLIDDGKAVGVRLTNGQEYRSTMGVISSLDAQRLFLQLIDERDVDAADAELRERVSRRIANHNEAILKIDCALSELPRFENHNHQDEYWMGSALIADSVAQVEIAHTDPTIGRIPIDDPSMYMVVPSLLDSSLAPEGQHTLWIEFFVPYQIAGAEGTGLKGTGWTEDLKNQVADRVLDKLAEYTPNLKSSIIARHIESPPELERRIGVSKGNYYHLDMSFDQMMFFRPLPELANYKTPIEGLFLTGAGTHPGGSISGLPGRNCARVILQTEHPVSQTLSDTGNVIKSAAKSLFSRS; encoded by the coding sequence ATGCAAAGCTACGACGCGATCATTATTGGTGCAGGGCATAATGGCTTAGTCTGTGCTGCCTACCTCCTCAAAGCAGGCTATAGTGTCTTACTGCTTGAAAAAAATTCCATTCCAGGCGGGGCAGCGACGACAGAAGAACTGATGCCAGAAGACGCTCCTGGATTTCTGTTTAGTCCTTGTGCGATCAATCATATTTTCATTCACTTAGGACCTGTTGTTGAAGAATTAGAGCTAGAAAAATACGGGCTGGAATATCTATTCTGTGACCCAGTTGTGTTTTGTCCTCACCCAGATGGCAAGTACTTTTTAGCGCGTCGCTCAGTCGAGCAAACCTGTGCTGAAATTGCACGATACAGTCCCCGTGATGCAGCGAAATATGCTGAGTTCACTGACTTCTGGCAGCGGGTGATTGGAATGCTGACCCCCCTATTTAATGCCCCTCCCAAGTCGATCGTGGATATGGCGGGCAACTACGACATCAGTAAAATCAAAGATATGATGTCATTGATGGGGTCAGGAGACAAAACGCTGGATCTCATCCGCACCATGTTATCTAGCCCGCTTGATGTGATCAATGAATACTTTGATTCAGAGTTTTTGAAAGCGCCTCTCGCAAGACTTTCTGCTGAACTTAGCACCCCGCCTTCCCAAAAGAATATGGCAGTGGGTTCAATTATGATGTCATTGCGGCACAATCCGGGTATGGCACGTCCCAAAGGTGGAACTGGGGCACTCACGCAAGCGTTGGTTCGATGTGTGCAGGATCTCGGTGGTGAAATTCGGACGGATCAGCAGGTGCAACGGGTTTTGATCGATGATGGAAAAGCTGTAGGAGTTCGGCTTACTAATGGTCAAGAATATCGATCGACGATGGGAGTGATATCGAGCTTAGATGCTCAAAGACTATTTTTACAATTAATCGATGAGCGTGATGTTGATGCTGCAGATGCTGAACTGCGAGAACGAGTTTCTCGTCGCATCGCGAATCACAATGAAGCCATCCTCAAAATTGACTGTGCATTGTCAGAATTGCCTCGCTTTGAAAATCACAATCATCAAGATGAATACTGGATGGGTTCAGCATTGATTGCAGATTCGGTCGCGCAAGTGGAGATTGCTCATACTGATCCGACTATTGGCAGAATTCCAATTGATGATCCTTCGATGTACATGGTCGTGCCATCTTTGCTTGATTCATCCCTAGCTCCAGAAGGTCAACATACACTTTGGATTGAATTCTTTGTGCCGTACCAGATTGCAGGAGCAGAAGGCACTGGGCTAAAAGGAACAGGATGGACAGAAGACTTAAAAAATCAAGTCGCAGATCGTGTTCTCGATAAACTGGCTGAATACACCCCCAATCTCAAATCTTCAATCATTGCCCGTCATATTGAAAGTCCACCAGAACTAGAGCGCCGGATTGGAGTTTCAAAAGGCAATTACTATCATTTGGATATGAGCTTTGATCAAATGATGTTTTTCCGTCCATTACCGGAACTTGCGAACTATAAAACCCCGATCGAGGGACTCTTTCTCACAGGTGCAGGAACTCATCCCGGCGGATCAATTTCAGGCTTGCCAGGACGCAACTGTGCGCGAGTCATTTTGCAAACGGAACATCCTGTCTCTCAAACGCTATCGGATACAGGCAATGTGATCAAATCAGCCGCAAAATCTTTGTTTAGTCGATCGTAA
- the recJ gene encoding single-stranded-DNA-specific exonuclease RecJ, producing MSLSRSRIPDQRWYIHPDQSDRALQLALETNRSPLLTQVLLNRGLETFEDIQEFLDPQQELPSALEDFPDLAVSLELLINAINDKTRIAICGDYDADGMTSTALLLRALRYLGGRVDYAIPSRMSEGYGINTRIVEEFYEEGVGLILTVDNGIAAHQPIERARELGLTIIVTDHHDLPPELPNANAILNPKLIAEESPYRSMAGVGVAYVLALCLAQSFGQTRELQNSLLELFTLGTIADLAPLTGVNRRWVKRGLQLLPKSKMAGIQALIQIAGLSNEKNLKPEAIGFRLGPRINAIGRIGDPQVVIELLVTDDDGVALEQAMKCEIENKRRQQLCEQIEKEAIEYYEDSSFDAKADRVLLLVKRDWHHGVIGIVASRLVERYGVPVFIGTYEDDDHIRGSARSIPEFNVFEALEFCKDLMLKSGGHKAAGGFSFKADRLDEIRDRLRTFAHQSLKTEHLKPLVTIDVEADLAQIDLALHAQLDVLHPCGMENPEPVFWTPNVLVTEQRRIGKGHIKLVLESAGQKVNAIAWRWGEYFPLPSPLDVAYRVKSNEWNNQVSVQLEILGVRFPGQSSQTEFRFSDRVYHCTMLDQKELRIQNAKGDILVIQKGRKIGTLGRIDKTIQEVDVSQAPYYDLVKAAVNALAI from the coding sequence ATGTCTCTTTCGCGATCGCGTATTCCAGATCAACGTTGGTATATTCATCCCGATCAAAGCGATCGAGCGCTTCAGCTTGCCTTAGAGACAAATCGCTCTCCACTGTTAACGCAAGTTCTGCTCAATCGCGGATTAGAAACTTTCGAGGACATTCAAGAATTTCTCGATCCACAGCAAGAGTTGCCGTCTGCACTGGAAGATTTTCCGGATTTAGCCGTAAGTTTGGAACTCTTGATCAATGCGATTAATGACAAAACTCGGATTGCTATCTGTGGAGACTATGATGCGGATGGAATGACGAGTACAGCATTGTTACTCAGAGCCTTGCGATACTTAGGTGGGCGAGTAGATTATGCGATCCCCAGTCGGATGAGTGAAGGCTACGGGATTAACACTCGAATTGTAGAAGAGTTCTACGAAGAAGGCGTAGGGCTGATTCTCACAGTCGATAATGGAATTGCTGCCCATCAGCCGATCGAGCGCGCTAGAGAGCTAGGTTTAACGATCATTGTGACGGATCACCATGATCTACCCCCAGAGCTTCCAAATGCAAATGCAATTCTCAATCCGAAGCTAATTGCAGAAGAGTCGCCGTATCGAAGTATGGCAGGGGTAGGAGTAGCTTATGTGTTGGCGCTCTGTTTAGCTCAAAGTTTTGGACAGACGAGAGAATTGCAGAACTCTTTGCTAGAGCTATTTACATTAGGCACGATCGCGGATTTAGCACCTTTAACCGGGGTGAATCGCCGATGGGTAAAACGGGGCTTACAGCTTTTACCGAAGTCTAAAATGGCTGGAATTCAAGCTCTGATTCAAATTGCTGGATTGAGCAATGAGAAAAACTTAAAGCCAGAAGCGATCGGGTTCCGGTTAGGACCGAGAATTAATGCGATCGGGAGAATTGGCGATCCGCAAGTTGTGATTGAGCTACTTGTTACTGATGATGACGGCGTTGCTTTAGAACAAGCAATGAAGTGCGAAATCGAGAATAAGCGGCGGCAGCAACTCTGCGAACAGATTGAAAAAGAAGCGATCGAGTATTACGAAGATAGTTCATTTGATGCAAAAGCCGATCGAGTATTACTGCTAGTAAAGCGAGATTGGCATCATGGTGTAATTGGGATTGTTGCATCTCGATTAGTTGAGCGCTATGGAGTTCCCGTGTTTATTGGAACTTACGAAGATGACGATCATATTCGCGGTTCGGCTCGGAGTATTCCAGAATTCAATGTGTTTGAGGCATTAGAATTTTGCAAGGATCTGATGCTGAAATCAGGGGGACATAAAGCAGCAGGTGGGTTCTCGTTTAAGGCAGATCGTTTAGATGAAATTCGCGATCGCTTGAGAACATTCGCACATCAATCTCTCAAAACTGAGCATCTTAAGCCTTTAGTGACGATCGATGTTGAAGCAGATCTAGCTCAAATTGATCTGGCACTTCATGCACAGCTTGATGTTTTACATCCATGCGGGATGGAGAATCCTGAGCCTGTATTTTGGACACCGAATGTTTTAGTCACCGAGCAGCGGCGCATTGGCAAGGGACATATCAAACTAGTCTTAGAATCTGCGGGGCAAAAAGTCAATGCGATCGCGTGGCGTTGGGGTGAGTATTTTCCGTTACCAAGCCCCTTAGATGTTGCATATCGAGTCAAGTCGAATGAGTGGAATAATCAGGTTTCTGTCCAGCTTGAAATTCTCGGTGTGAGATTCCCAGGACAGAGTTCTCAGACAGAATTTCGATTTAGCGATCGAGTCTATCACTGCACAATGCTCGATCAGAAAGAATTAAGAATTCAAAATGCGAAGGGCGATATTTTAGTGATCCAAAAAGGACGGAAAATTGGAACACTTGGAAGAATCGATAAAACAATACAAGAAGTCGATGTTTCACAAGCACCGTATTATGATTTGGTGAAAGCTGCGGTGAATGCTTTGGCGATTTAG